A stretch of the Capsicum annuum cultivar UCD-10X-F1 chromosome 10, UCD10Xv1.1, whole genome shotgun sequence genome encodes the following:
- the LOC107844313 gene encoding aminoacylase-1-like, giving the protein MRDVIEREVTMSIIAQLQHLNPGLTLDPNMLGFNVHSSGEALANQPINYQSVGSNNQGQIIFFDLLDDKCIGIQYVKAIKAIQNFDPDFVPLRNVHIVDVPDEEVGRFDGMKIPWHIVIKAVGTAGHGSKLYDNTITENLMKSIEVITKFRESKIDIVKVGLATNSEVILVNLVFLKAGTPSLSLSFGSLF; this is encoded by the exons ATGCGAGATGTCATTGAGCGTGAAGTTACAATGAGCATCATTGCACAACTTCAGCATCTAAATCCAGGATTAACACTTGATCCTAATATGCTAGGATTCAATGTTCATTCTTCAGGAGAAGCCCTTGCTAATCAACCAATAAACTATCAATCTGTTGGTAGTAACAATCAAGGTCAGATTATATTTTTTGATCTGTTG GATGATAAGTGTATAGGCATCCAGTATGTGAAAGCAATCAAGGCGATTCAAAACTTTGATCCAGATTTTGTACCTTTGAGAAATGTTCATATAGTGGATGTGCCTGATGAAGAGGTTGGTCGATTTGATGGTATGAA GATACCTTGGCATATAGTGATTAAGGCTGTTGGAACGGCTGGACATGGCTCTAAATTGTATGATAATACTATTACGGAGAATTTGATGAAGAGTATTGAAGTTATTACAAAGTTTAGGGAGTCTAAGATTGATATAGTTAAGGTTGGACTGGCTACTAATTCTGAGGTCATTTTGGTGAACCTAGTGTTTCTCAAGGCTGGAACTCCTTCCCTATCTTTGAGTTTTGGCTCACTCTTTTAA